A genomic stretch from Moraxella nasicaprae includes:
- a CDS encoding manganese efflux pump MntP produces the protein MNAIALIALAFAMSMDAFAAAIVQGTHKRTVSVATALKVGATFGITEMLMPMMGYFVGRFAHAFVQAFDHWLSFILLAGIGGHLIYETIGDGGDEMPKPTSFTKTLLTAFATSIDAMIVGVSLAFLSVNIWLAGALIGLTTFLMTTLGVSVGATLGKKVGKIAQIMGGVVLIAIGVFILVTHLLNH, from the coding sequence ATGAATGCCATTGCTTTAATTGCCCTTGCCTTTGCGATGTCAATGGACGCATTTGCTGCTGCCATTGTGCAAGGCACGCACAAACGCACGGTAAGTGTTGCTACCGCTTTAAAAGTGGGGGCAACTTTTGGCATTACCGAAATGCTAATGCCGATGATGGGCTATTTTGTGGGGCGATTTGCCCACGCTTTTGTACAAGCCTTTGATCATTGGCTAAGTTTTATTTTGCTGGCAGGGATTGGTGGTCATCTGATTTATGAGACCATTGGCGATGGGGGCGATGAAATGCCCAAGCCCACCTCCTTTACCAAAACGCTTTTGACCGCCTTTGCCACCAGTATTGATGCAATGATTGTGGGCGTGTCTTTGGCGTTTTTGAGTGTCAATATTTGGCTGGCAGGGGCGTTGATTGGACTGACCACCTTTTTGATGACCACTTTGGGCGTATCTGTTGGGGCAACATTGGGCAAAAAGGTGGGTAAAATCGCTCAAATAATGGGCGGTGTGGTGTTAATAGCGATTGGGGTGTTTATTTTGGTAACGCATTTATTAAATCATTAG
- the gloB gene encoding hydroxyacylglutathione hydrolase, which yields MTTPTHRLHAIKAFDDNYIWLIIKDQQAIIIDPGQDTAVSDYLDDRQINPVAILITHHHDDHIGGVAALRKRYPDITVYAHNNHNVNADTLVDEGSIFHLLNLDFQVWQTAGHTDTHLSYLCQMAGRTQVFCGDTLFKAGCGRIFTGTIEQMYDSFARYQTLPDDTIFYPAHEYTLSNLKFAQFLEPSNTDIAKQMIDDAQLRADDLPTLPTTLANEKKINPFFAAFNPSDELLHQAKQNGFLGHADDYLALFAFLRELKNRF from the coding sequence ATGACCACGCCTACCCATCGACTGCACGCCATCAAAGCCTTTGATGATAACTACATCTGGCTTATCATCAAAGACCAACAAGCAATCATCATTGATCCAGGTCAAGATACTGCTGTGAGCGACTATCTTGATGATAGACAAATCAATCCTGTGGCGATTCTCATCACGCACCATCATGATGACCATATTGGTGGTGTGGCAGCGTTGCGTAAACGCTATCCTGACATTACTGTGTACGCACATAATAATCATAATGTCAATGCTGATACACTGGTCGATGAGGGGTCGATTTTTCATCTGCTCAATCTTGATTTTCAAGTATGGCAAACAGCAGGGCATACCGATACCCATCTAAGCTATCTGTGTCAAATGGCTGGGCGTACACAGGTATTTTGTGGTGATACGCTATTTAAGGCAGGCTGTGGTCGAATATTTACTGGCACAATAGAACAGATGTATGACAGTTTTGCTCGTTATCAGACATTGCCTGATGATACGATTTTTTATCCTGCTCATGAATACACGCTATCAAATCTAAAATTTGCCCAATTTTTAGAACCAAGCAACACCGACATCGCCAAGCAGATGATTGATGATGCACAGCTGCGTGCCGATGATTTGCCCACTTTGCCGACCACTTTGGCGAATGAAAAGAAAATCAATCCTTTTTTTGCCGCTTTCAATCCCAGCGATGAACTTCTGCATCAGGCAAAACAAAACGGCTTTCTTGGTCATGCTGATGATTATTTGGCATTGTTTGCTTTTCTTAGAGAGTTGAAGAATCGTTTTTGA
- the serC gene encoding 3-phosphoserine/phosphohydroxythreonine transaminase → MTNRLANFCAGPATMPTAVLQKAQAEMLDWHNLGVSVMEISHRSADYMELAQQAESNLRKLMNISDDYAVLFLQGGAALQFSAIPLNLMNGGVADYLETGTWSQKAYKEAKRYETLGLGKVNLVASGDASGFTDIPSMEQWQLSDNASYFHYCPNETIHGVQMFDVPKVNAPIVADMSSCILSAPIDVNQFGLIYAGAQKNIGPAGLTLVIVRKDLMEQASAWCPAVMNYKNQFENDSMLNTPSTYAWYLSGLVFEWLIEQGGVEAIAKINQAKANALYQAIDNSDFYHNQVNPQYRSIMNVPFTLANSELDKVFLEKSKEAGLLNLKGHRVVGGMRASIYNAVTLAQVEQLVSFMKEFERQYG, encoded by the coding sequence ATGACAAATCGTTTGGCAAATTTTTGTGCAGGCCCTGCAACAATGCCGACCGCTGTATTGCAAAAAGCACAAGCAGAGATGTTAGATTGGCATAATCTGGGCGTGTCGGTGATGGAGATTAGCCATCGCAGTGCAGACTATATGGAGCTTGCCCAACAGGCAGAAAGTAATCTTAGAAAGCTGATGAACATCAGCGATGATTATGCGGTGCTATTTTTGCAAGGTGGAGCGGCATTGCAGTTTTCTGCCATTCCGCTGAATCTGATGAATGGTGGCGTGGCGGACTATCTAGAAACAGGCACTTGGTCTCAAAAAGCCTACAAAGAAGCCAAACGCTATGAAACTTTGGGTTTGGGCAAGGTAAATTTGGTTGCCTCAGGCGATGCGTCTGGGTTTACCGACATTCCATCGATGGAGCAATGGCAACTGTCGGATAATGCCAGCTATTTTCACTATTGCCCTAATGAGACCATTCACGGGGTGCAAATGTTTGATGTGCCAAAGGTAAATGCACCGATTGTGGCAGATATGTCATCGTGCATCTTGTCTGCACCCATTGATGTCAATCAATTTGGTCTGATTTATGCTGGGGCTCAAAAAAATATCGGACCTGCTGGTTTGACGCTGGTTATTGTGCGTAAAGATTTGATGGAACAAGCCAGTGCATGGTGTCCTGCGGTCATGAATTACAAAAACCAATTTGAAAACGACTCAATGCTAAACACGCCATCGACTTATGCATGGTATCTATCGGGACTGGTGTTTGAATGGCTCATTGAGCAAGGCGGTGTAGAGGCGATTGCCAAAATCAATCAAGCCAAAGCCAATGCCTTATATCAAGCCATTGACAACAGTGATTTTTATCATAATCAAGTCAATCCACAATATCGCTCTATCATGAATGTGCCTTTTACACTGGCAAACAGCGAGCTTGACAAAGTCTTTTTGGAAAAATCCAAAGAGGCAGGATTGTTAAACCTAAAAGGTCATCGTGTGGTGGGCGGTATGCGTGCCAGTATCTACAATGCGGTCACACTGGCACAAGTTGAGCAGTTGGTGTCGTTCATGAAAGAGTTTGAACGCCAATACGGATAA